Proteins from a genomic interval of Lemur catta isolate mLemCat1 chromosome 17, mLemCat1.pri, whole genome shotgun sequence:
- the GID8 gene encoding glucose-induced degradation protein 8 homolog isoform X2, which yields MSYAEKPDEITKDEWMEKLNNLHVQRADMNRLIMNYLVTEGFKEAAEKFRMESGIEPSVDLETLDERIKIREMILKGQIQEAIASINSLHPELLDTNRYLYFHLQQHLIELIRQRETEAALEFAQTQLAEQGEESRECLTEMERTLALLAFDSPEESPFGDLLHMMQRQKVWSEVNQAVLDYENRESTPKLAKLLKLLLWAQNELDQKKVKYPKMTDLSKGVIEEPK from the exons ATGAGTTATGCAGAAAAACCCGACGAAATCACAAAAGATGAGTGGATGGAAAAGCTCAATAACTTACATGTCCAGAGAGCAGACATGAATCGTCTCATCATGAACTACCTGGTCACAG AGGGCTTCAAGGAAGCAGCGGAGAAGTTTCGAATGGAATCTGGGATTGAACCTAGCGTGGATCTGGAAACACTTGACGAGAGGATCAAGATCCGGGAGATGATCCTGAAAGGCCAGATCCAGGAGGCCATTGCGTCCATCAACAGCCTCCACCCAGAGCTCCTGGACACAAACCGGTACCTTTACTTTCATCTGCAG CAGCATTTGATCGAGCTGATCCGCCAGCGTGAGACGGAGGCGGCGCTGGAGTTTGCGCAGACGCAGCTGGCGGAGCAGGGCGAGGAGAGCAGGGAGTGCCTGACAGAGATGGAGCGCACGCTGGCGCTGCTGGCCTTCGACAGCCCCGAGGAGTCGCCCTTCGGAGACCTGCTGCACATGATGCAGAGGCAGAAG GTGTGGAGTGAAGTTAACCAAGCTGTCCTAGATTATGAAAACCGAGAGTCAACACCCAAGCTGGCAAAATTACTGAAACTACTACTTTGGGCTCAGAATGAGCTGGaccagaagaaagtaaaatatcccAAAATGACAGACCTCAGCAAAGGTGTGATCGAGGAGCCCAAGTAG
- the GID8 gene encoding glucose-induced degradation protein 8 homolog isoform X1, with protein MSYAEKPDEITKDEWMEKLNNLHVQRADMNRLIMNYLVTEGFKEAAEKFRMESGIEPSVDLETLDERIKIREMILKGQIQEAIASINSLHPELLDTNRYLYFHLQQQHLIELIRQRETEAALEFAQTQLAEQGEESRECLTEMERTLALLAFDSPEESPFGDLLHMMQRQKVWSEVNQAVLDYENRESTPKLAKLLKLLLWAQNELDQKKVKYPKMTDLSKGVIEEPK; from the exons ATGAGTTATGCAGAAAAACCCGACGAAATCACAAAAGATGAGTGGATGGAAAAGCTCAATAACTTACATGTCCAGAGAGCAGACATGAATCGTCTCATCATGAACTACCTGGTCACAG AGGGCTTCAAGGAAGCAGCGGAGAAGTTTCGAATGGAATCTGGGATTGAACCTAGCGTGGATCTGGAAACACTTGACGAGAGGATCAAGATCCGGGAGATGATCCTGAAAGGCCAGATCCAGGAGGCCATTGCGTCCATCAACAGCCTCCACCCAGAGCTCCTGGACACAAACCGGTACCTTTACTTTCATCTGCAG CAGCAGCATTTGATCGAGCTGATCCGCCAGCGTGAGACGGAGGCGGCGCTGGAGTTTGCGCAGACGCAGCTGGCGGAGCAGGGCGAGGAGAGCAGGGAGTGCCTGACAGAGATGGAGCGCACGCTGGCGCTGCTGGCCTTCGACAGCCCCGAGGAGTCGCCCTTCGGAGACCTGCTGCACATGATGCAGAGGCAGAAG GTGTGGAGTGAAGTTAACCAAGCTGTCCTAGATTATGAAAACCGAGAGTCAACACCCAAGCTGGCAAAATTACTGAAACTACTACTTTGGGCTCAGAATGAGCTGGaccagaagaaagtaaaatatcccAAAATGACAGACCTCAGCAAAGGTGTGATCGAGGAGCCCAAGTAG